A stretch of Babesia bigemina genome assembly Bbig001, chromosome : III DNA encodes these proteins:
- a CDS encoding tetratricopeptide repeat domain containing protein, putative, whose protein sequence is MTDFKQLGNEAFKAGKFDEAVKHFTEAIKLNPSDGILYSNRSGAYASMNMYQEALADAQQCVTLKPDWPKGYSRKGLALYKLGKMEEAKKAYQEGLKIDPNNEPLKAGLREVDVSSDPQFMYLAATISQLVATNPKLQEYQRQDPSYTMTLCRVLTEMQSNPQNIQHLLMDPNPALRDGIMAYLGMAADIGQAAGFNEPPQPPKAEPPKETKPEPKEEPLTESQKKAQEFKDEGNKLYKQKKFVEALELYDKAVELDPNNLLLENNKAAAYLEMGDYEKCINTCKAAIERRYDVKADFLVISKIYNRLASCYTKMEDYDAALAAYQKSLLEDNNRVTRCAMKEVERLKEKKEREAYIDPQKAEEHREKGNEFFKKFQFPEAKKEYDEAIKRNPKDAKLYTNRAAALTKLTEYPSALADCNKAIEIDPTFVKAWARKGNLHVLLKEYSKALEAYDKGLAVDPNNQDCINGKYDCMAKIQAMSQSGTVDEEQYRQAMADPEVQQILGDPQFQIILKKLQENPASMNEYLRDPKVAKGIQKLMACGILRTA, encoded by the exons ATGACTGATTTCAAACAACTCGGTAACGAGGCTTTCAAGGCCGGGAAGTTTGACGAGGCCGTCAAACACTTCACCGAGGCCATCAAACTCAACCCCTCCGATGGGATTCTTTACTCCAACCGTTCCGGCGCTTATGCGTCGATGAACATGTACCAGGAGGCACTGGCAGACGCACAGCAATGCGTAACTCTCAAGCCGGATTGGCCGAAG GGCTACTCGCGCAAGGGGCTTGCGCTGTACAAGCTCGGCAAGATGGAAGAGGCCAAGAAGGCGTACCAGGAGGGGCTCAAGATTGACCCAAACAACGAGCCGCTGAAGGCTGGTCTGCGCGAGGTTGATGTCTCTTCCGACCCGCAGTTCATGTACCTCGCCGCCACCATCTCCCAGTTGGTTGCTACCAACCCGAAGTTGCAGGAGTACCAGAGGCAAGACCCCTCATACACCATGACTCTGTGCCGAGTTCTGACCGAAATGCAGAGCAACCCGCAGAACATCCAGCACTTGCTCATGGATCCCAACCCCGCTCTGCGTGACGGTATCATGGCATACCTCGGTATGGCGGCGGACATTGGCCAGGCTGCTGGCTTCAACGAACCGCCTCAGCCCCCTAAAGCGGAGCCGCCGAAAGAGACGAAGCCTGAGCCAAAGGAGGAGCCGTTGACTGAGAGCCAAAAG AAAGCTCAAGAGTTCAAGGACGAGGGTAACAAGTTGTACAAGCAGAAGAAGTTCGTTGAGGCGCTGGAGCTCTACGACAAGGCAGTGGAGCTCGACCCGAACAACCTCTTGCTGGAGAACAACAAAGCAGCTGCATACCTTGAGATGGGAGACTACGAAAAATGCATCAACACCTGCAAAGCGGCTATCGAGCGCAGATATGATGTCAAGGCAGACTTCCTGGTCATCTCAAAGATTTACAACAGGCTTGCCTCCTGCTACACCAAGATGGAGGACTACGACGCAGCTCTGGCTGCTTACCAGAAGTCGCTGCTCGAGGACAACAACCGCGTGACGCGATGCGCAAtgaaggaggtggagcGCCTCAAGGAAAAGAAGGAGCGTGAGGCCTACATTGACCCACAGAAGGCTGAGGAGCACAGGGAGAAGGGTAACGAATTCTTCAAGAAATTCCAGTTCCCCGAGGCTAAAAAGGAGTATGACGAGGCCATCAAGCGCAACCCCAAGGACGCTAAACTGTACACCAACAGGGCAGCTGCGCTCACCAAACTTACCGAGTACCCCAGCGCCCTGGCTGACTGCAACAAAGCTATCGAAATCGACCCTACGTTCGTCAAGGCGTGGGCCAGAAAGGGAAACCTGCACGTGCTCCTGAAGGAGTACAGCAAGGCCCTGGAGGCTTACGACAAGGGACTGGCTGTCGACCCGAACAACCAGGACTGCATCAACGGCAAATACGAC TGCATGGCCAAGATCCAGGCTATGTCGCAGTCGGGAACTGTCGACGAAGAGCAGTACAGGCAAGCCATGGCCGACCCTGAGGTCCAGCAGATCCTGGGAGACCCGCAGTTCCAGATTATTCTCAAGAAGCTCCAGGAAAACCCCGCATCAATGAACGAATACCTCAGGGACCCCAAGGTCGCCAAGGGTATTCAGAAACTTATGGCGTGCG GCATTCTCAGGACCGCGTAG
- a CDS encoding MYND Zn finger containing protein, putative, translating into MDNVALRRAFLTSRSQNEDPVLYDDSAISTTCYRSETTKDELDELKQLFFHSTLKPKFDWAGLCLERQHDFKFWANVTHTFGLLIVRNIFNSNTSCEDAIELQRMAMLNEDRDCYGHCQEFARSSDAIAYTDDSLADFKTRVSFILLSGLLSNRIPGSLRLIVRCNGYQYFEHRISELMNDFPKFDVSAVCFNMNALRILIPYLLEPQSVNLSNVCHRFLTSRFWRIMWLDVGVGLKQRPSTERGQLFGAFLELASTICYGTRSPALLKRLYGSCLKSLWDPIFAVLTWRLGPKLLCRVLTFVADMLMMSFQDNCLDMLDNSFLSKLSQCAKEALADGERYLSRYLLQTLDDRNEFYHHFARIATEMLKALLQALANAMQGHVNKCVEDLYDISSLGTAKLILPPHAGDSGEAHVRFDYSDTRVFPRVLPCFNTDCKRVFHLDMPQLHVDSDTPEFCYCSRCGVPSYCSAACADSHWEAGHRQVCSFLRAPPTFAKFIAPMPDSGNILLRTFDNECTMAPECDDAGNVLTVF; encoded by the coding sequence ATGGACAACGTGGCTCTCCGCCGAGCATTCCTGACATCTCGTTCGCAGAATGAAGATCCTGTTCTATATGACGATTCCGCCATTTCAACCACCTGTTACCGATCTGAGACCACCAAAGATGAATTGGATGAACTCAAACAGCTTTTCTTCCATTCGACATTAAAGCCGAAGTTCGACTGGGCCGGTCTGTGTTTGGAGAGACAGCACGACTTCAAGTTCTGGGCGAACGTGACGCATACATTTGGGCTGCTCATTGTAAGGAACATCTTCAATTCAAATACGTCATGCGAGGATGCAATCGAATTGCAGCGCATGGCAATGCTGAATGAAGATCGGGATTGTTACGGCCATTGTCAGGAATTCGCTCGATCATCTGATGCTATAGCTTACACCGACGATTCGCTTGCAGACTTCAAAACGCGGGTATCGTTCATTCTTCTGAGCGGGTTGCTAAGTAATCGTATCCCAGGATCTCTTCGCCTGATCGTTCGCTGTAACGGTTACCAGTATTTCGAGCACCGTATCAGCGAGCTTATGAACGACTTCCCGAAATTTGACGTTTCAGCAGTCTGTTTCAATATGAATGCACTGCGCATACTTATCCCGTACCTGCTCGAACCGCAGTCGGTCAACCTGTCTAATGTCTGTCACCGGTTCCTGACGTCGCGATTCTGGAGGATCATGTGGCTGGACGTTGGTGTGGGCCTGAAGCAGCGTCCAAGTACCGAGCGTGGGCAGCTTTTCGGTGCATTCCTAGAGCTCGCATCGACCATATGCTACGGCACGCGCTCCCCAGCCCTGCTCAAACGGTTGTACGGATCATGTCTCAAATCTCTCTGGGACCCGATTTTTGCGGTGCTTACGTGGCGGTTGGGGCCTAAACTGCTCTGCCGTGTGCTCACATTTGTTGCAGATATGCTAATGATGAGTTTCCAAGACAACTGCTTGGACATGTTGGACAATAGCTTCCTGTCTAAACTAAGTCAATGCGCCAAAGAGGCGCTGGCAGACGGCGAGCGATACCTGTCGCGATATTTACTGCAGACTCTGGATGACAGGAACGAATTCTATCACCATTTTGCTCGTATAGCTACGGAGATGCTGAAGGCACTTTTGCAGGCGCTAGCCAATGCGATGCAAGGCCATGTGAACAAGTGTGTAGAGGATCTCTACGACATCAGCTCTTTAGGAACGGCAAAACTGATACTGCCTCCACATGCTGGTGACAGTGGAGAAGCACACGTCAGATTCGACTACTCGGATACCCGTGTTTTCCCTCGCGTACTACCGTGTTTCAATACCGACTGCAAAAGAGTGTTCCACCTCGACATGCCTCAACTGCACGTGGACAGTGATACACCTGAGTTCTGCTATTGTTCGCGGTGTGGAGTGCCAAGTTACTGCAGCGCTGCATGTGCCGATTCGCACTGGGAAGCGGGTCATCGGCAAGTTTGCAGTTTCCTACGCGCGCCACCAACGTTCGCCAAGTTCATCGCTCCCATGCCAGATTCAGGCAACATCCTGTTACGGACTTTTGACAACGAGTGTACGATGGctccagagtgcgacgacgCCGGGAATGTCTTGACAGTGTTTTAG